AACGAGGCGGCGCAAAGACTGTTGGACTTGCGGATCCAAACTTTCCACCTATTCTTCgctttttcttccttcctttcgtttttatttcttctctttcaCCTACTTTTCTTTCCTGAGTTCCCTCCACGGGTCGTATCAGAATAATATTATTGCAAGTAATCAATGAAAAtgcataattatttttgtatatttttaattttactgatttgatcagttattttatattaaaaaaataatacaactaattatattaatgaagtgtaaaaaaatacttaaaaatgattagatataaaatttttacaataaaaaatagagattgaaagaagacaaaaaaaaaaaaaaaaatctgtgagtgatatttattaataaaactcgaaactaaattaaaaaaacccaCTAGTCAGAttcaaatagttaaaaaaatttgagattatgataatttttaatatttttttcaaaaagataaaatctcaattattatataaaaataacacacgtaataaaataattagaatcttGTCAAAAATCTTGTCCAAACCAGaattaaaatcatctttaaacGTCAAAGTAAAACATTTCtgtaaaatgcaaaaaataactTAAAGTTTAAcgattcaaaaaataattttgagattCAAAAGGAGACCATAAGGCGTGGCTTATTGACCAAGATGTGTGCGGCTGAAAAGACCTTTTTGACCAAGATATTTCTCTATCCGAGCAGCACTACACATCCCGAAAAAATATTTCGAAGAATTGTCTCGAAAagcacattttttatttttatttttctcatatatttttttaatcatcataaatattttaaaaaaaataaaaaattcataacaacattaagaaatattttcctaatcattaaataaaaataaaaaaaataaaaaatctattcgGGACACTTTTTGGCATTTCTCTATCCTTAACTAAAATTATGGCTAGCTATAGTACCGACGCATGTGCAATATTACTCCAATCTGAAAATTCTTCATCATTTCGTGTCATATTTATGCAAATttactttattaaaataagagTTCTGCTACGGATATCGAAAAGTAGTCCGAATCACTTCACtgaatagtatattttattttttatttttttgtttttttatgtaattttttaaccattataaatattttttttaaaaaaaaaatttacaatatcattaaaaaatacttttttaatcattaaataaaaaaaaaatctcattcggGACACATTTTATATTCTGAATTCGAGATCAAAAGCATTTCtgttaaaataattcaattctaTTAATATAGAATCTGGATCCGAATATCCTATATCAATTTTAGATTTGCATCACTAAGTTTATTATCTGTATTGTTATATTAACAAGTTGAAGATTAAAGAGTAGAAGTTCACTCGAACAGTTTATCTCGTGAAGTGTTGgataattttaatgatatatagtaatagaatatacaaaagagaaatattttagtcataaaaaatttttacaaaaataaatttataaattaatgtattttgATACAGTAtatgagattataaaattatttttattataaaatagatataatatattatataaaatcatattagtttattaatatacttttgtagaattctttttataatttgtagcgCTTTTGTGTAGAGAATAATCATATCTCCTGGGTTTATAGTTGTCGATATATTtctgtgatttaaaaaaatgattaattaacaaatgagtttgtttaaaaaatttgaagtaTAATACTATGGAATAATGTTATTATGTCTCTCTATTTTGTCTCTTTATTTTGatcgtttatatatttaatttttttatttattgattaagaaagtgactattagtgtattaattttttttatattttttaaaaatatttaaaaatgttaaaaaaatatgagtagaaaaattaaaaaataaactaaaaaaataaattttatctagAGTCACGTCCAGCTGGCGGCACCTAGCTAGCAGCACTCAATACTATAATTGCTTTCATGATTACGCTAGGAGTCCGTCATCGTGTGGAAAATCTTGTTGAGAATCTGTTTGTTTCCAAAGCCCATGATAGGTGATCGAGAGGTGGTTATTCGTGTTAACTAACATTCCTGTGTGCTCCTTCcttccaaaaaataattacaacaaaGTCATTTCAATGGCGCGCTATGGtcattgatttttcaaaatggCCAATGGGACTGAAGCTAGCTCATTCCTATCAATCTCACCACCTAACCCAAATGAAAGTCTACTACCTTTATAAACAAGAATATAGAGGAGGATGGCTTCTTACTCCATTTCCGCATGCATGTTGCGCAAGTGCAAACGTAATGTACACAAGTAATGACAGAATATGGTCAAAAGGAAAATCCAACTAAGCCAACAATTATCATTCCACAGAGTTACAGCAACCCAATAATGACATGCATTGGCAAGCCCTGGAGGAACTCTCTACATACAGAAGAAAATATATAGCACGCTTAGGTATAAATCACTATTTTTATATTCCATCAACATCTCATCAGCAtcctaagaaaaaaaacaaatgtaaaatactaataaaagaTTCAAATCACTTGATCTGTATATCAAaaagactagttaatgatacaattagaaccTCATTTTGAACaattattaaaagtaaaaatttctcattctcaaaaaatatgagatctcatacaccataCACATACCCTTACACATTATATGAGGTATTACAATCTTACCACTTATATTCAgtcttacatttttttattgggataacctctgatactatttgtaacacTCTAATAGAAGGCTCAAATGGCCACTTGcctatatttcaaaagaattaattaataatataattggagtccaattagaataatataaagagcaagaactttttaTTCTCAAGTAATGTAGAATATGATACACTACATACCCTTACACATCATACCAAGTATCACAATAAAATTCCAGCAGACTCGTACTAGGgcagttattattatttattattttctctattCTAATATTTGCTCATTCTTCCTCACACACAAGAGCTGAAGAGCTATAGGCTACTATTTTTCCCGATCTTCTTCCCCGTCAATAAAAAGCCAGCATTTTAGCACTAGGGCTAGACATTAGGGTGATGGGATTGCGTGTATTTAAAAGCAATCGacattatctaaaaaaaaaaagattttttttcctcaagtaagtatttataaataaactaacaaatacaaaatacaagttCAATGGGGTGGGAGTCCCCTACAATCTTTCCAAAGTCAACACACATTACAACACAAAAGTAAGAAAACAAAGGGGGGTGATCGGAGTCAAAAATTTAACTCCCACCCAATTCCCACAAGGGGAGACCGCTTGAAGACGGTTTTTGACTATTAACCTGCAGCTATAAGCCACAGTACAAGGGGGTGTGCTGCAACATGTTGGTTTGGACTGGCTGGAAGGAACCTTCACATCTACTTTCACTTAATATTCGGTTAGAGAAAGCGGAAACATAGTGTAACAACAAAAAGCTAAGACGAATAGCCGGCTAGGGGCCACCACAGGCTGTGGCAGTGCGTGCAGTACACGCGCCACACCTGGAAATGGTTGAAAAGATGGAACAACAAGATCCGACGCCGTTGATCCCAACGGTGCCGCGCGTGGCGGCAGAAACCTTCCGCAGGCATGGCAGCGCATGAAACTTACGCACGGTATGGACTGCGCATGAGGTTTACGCGCCACTCGAATGGGTAGATCTCTTCTACCGTCTTGAAGATCAGCGCCTGAGGAGGTTGATGGCGGGGCGAGGAAGGGAGGTGGGTGAAGCTAAAGCTTTTAGCTTCATCCACCTCCCCCTAGCAAACAGAGCAAACTCCTGGAGGCGGCGATTAGTTATGCAAGTGAGAGAGAAATcgagagggaaaaaaattgtacaaataattaatgaaaagcGTGCGACATTTATCTAAACATTACTTTAGCATTTAGGCTTTATCTATCAATGCTACTTTTCATTTTCGCAAGTAAATCATGGCACGAATGAATCAATACttacatttaaattaaatatttgaaatagcactatttttcttcaagattttctaaaactcaaatTTATTTCATGTAGGAACATTTACAATATCTGCGAACCAATATTGCAACACATGCTTCAGAAAAAGAATGGATCATACACCTTGTTGCAGAACTAGATGAATTCCAACACAACGGCATAAGAGATTAATCAATGTCTTGTCCATCTATCCAGTGACTTATCATCAACAACATGAGTTCCAGCTATGTATTTCCCTCCAATAAACGTTTCGTTAACTTAAAAGGATTTTTACCTTGTATATATTGTTGTTCAGAATCTGTCATTAAATAgcttttttgaaacttttttgaTACAGTGTTATGAGGTGATGATGTTTTCTTATTTAGAagattttacttaatttttacacttttttagatgaattgttACTGTAATCTGATTCTgcgaaaatattttatttttttataggcttTTTTATCCTTCAACCGGGCGATACATTCAAGGGGTATACGCAATCCCCcacttaaaattgtaaatagaatttatatatatatatatatatatatatatatatatatatgcttttttatatgtaaatatgagtTTTGGGTATCCGACAAACAGGCTaataagaggaagaaaaaaagaaaagaaaaaaggtaatTTCATGTGTAAAAGGTCTCACAAGGTATACAGAGCCAACTAGAAAAGGGATGAGCATTTGCTGtttcttgagaaaaaaagaGGTGACCAATTATTTTGCAATCTTTACAAGTTGGAAAGGCAATTGGTGGCTTGCCGACCATACATTGTGGAGTTGAAAGGGCGAAGACAAAAGAAATGAGAGGCACCAGCTACCTTCACCTGCTTCAAAGTTGTCCTCTGTAGTCTTATATTAACGGAGTTGGACACAGTCCTGGCTTTGATGCTATGCcctgtataaatatatttacactGTAGATCGGAGGAAAAGGATATATACTTCTTTTAAGTTGCATTGAAGACAGCCGCTCTTCTTATAGCCTTCCCTTAACTTTGGTGAATGTGGTAAAGGTGTTCCGATCTAAAATCCAATCGACTGATATTATATCACCATCTTTTTGGTATCCGATTTAACCAAGGGGAAATAAATTATGTACAACATTACTCGATTGATCTTTCGAAATGaattaaatctaacatataTAAAAGAGGTTTTAAGGTAATTCTCTTGTCCACTTCGTAGCCCAGCTGACAGCTACCACACCAAAGGTTTTtggttgtaaaaataaaataaaatagaaatgtatgtTGACATAAAAGGTCACATTCATTCTACATTTCTACCAATACCACGTCACTAATAAGTGGGCTTTATGGTATTTTCGCTTTCGTCACTCAAAACTTGGAAACCAAGCTTGCTCGCTATTGAGTCGGGCCCGGCCTCAATGGCTGCCGAAAGTAAAGTCTGCATGGTTAAGAAATCACTTGATTTGTTGGCCACAACTGTTCCAACGCTacagttgttttctttttattattgatcctttccttcaataaaatctcttatattGTCCTTCACAAAGATACCCTTTTGCTTCCTTGTTCAAATTCCCGAAATGGCATTCTGGTAACTTTGTTAAGAatagaagagaaataaaaaccaGAGGGAAGTTGGAACCAAGCTTCTATGTGAtgcaaaaaaaattcttcaatagAAACATCTGATCGATCTGAACTCTCACCAGCTCACTGTCAAAGCGTTACGACGTCTCCCTTCAAAGAAGACAAATCATTGTCACATAACTATAACCATCTTGATGTCCCGGTCGAGCTTGGCAAAGAAGCTTCACCTCGCTAAGAAGGCCTGGAAGAGCTTCAACCTCGCGTTCCAATCCAAACTTCACAAGCTCAAGACCTCCAAAGTCATCACAACCACCACTCGCCGCCTCCGAGCCCTGCGCACCTTTCGCTTCCCTTTTCCCTTCAAACGCTACCCTCTACCTAGACCCTCCTACACCTACAGCCAACATTACCATTACAGCCGTCACAACCACAGCCAGTCCCATAAGATGAACTTCGCTGCTATACACATAGACGAGCTCTTTGAGGGGCCTGCTGCCTCGGTGAACAGAAACACTCTGCACGCGCGCGCAGAAACAAGTAAAGGTAAACAAATGATTGACGAAAGGAGTTTGCCCAAAAGGAGCAAGAGCATACACAGTGTTGAGGACGCATGGGAAGCGGTCATTGCTTCGTCGCCACAACTGCGAAATGTGGATGAAAGGGCGGAGGAGTTCATCTCCAAGTTTCGCGAAGATATGAAGCTCCAGAAGGAAAGATCTTTCCAGGAGATGTTGGAGCGCAGTGCCTAAATTTGGTTTTCtcttttttactataaaaaaaaaaaaatattgggttatttttttttttcgactattcatattttcttctatttttcaaatACGAAGTATGAAAGCCATGCAAGATGCTTGTTGCTTtgagattttattctttttttccgTGGGGTGCAGTCAACACACTGGTTTTACAATGGGTTTGAAAATGTATAGGAACTTATCATGTGGGCTTGTTCTGTATTCTTATCATGAAAGTggctccttttttcttttttgatttggTAATTATATAGTGAGAGAGTGTTCTTTCTCTTGTTGTGTGAAACAAATGAAAGTTGTTAACGTTGTAAAGCAAGTCTATGGTGATTAGttagaaagagaaatatatttgtagttataaGGTGTACAagttttacatattatttttgaaaaaaaaaattgagtaaagcTGGgatcaacataaaaaaataatagttttttataacttcatttattttttaaagaaagtgcgtagaatttataaatcaactatatctaacattattttagcTAAAAATGGCCTAAAAATTTAGTGCATTCAATTATATATGACTCGGctgtaaatgaaaaattattattcatttgaatCCGGGAATGTTCATACAAATAACAAATCAAATTCTAGACACCCATATTGGAATGCAAAAATGCTAGGGACAACCGCCCCTGCATCCCTGTTGCGGAACCGGCGTCAgtagataatattaaataatagaaaaaaaaggaaacatcCCGTACGCGGAAGGAgggaaaatcaaaacaaaaaataaagatctggGCAACTCACGCAGAAGAAAAGTAAAGAGATGGGCGAATTGAGAGCTggaataaaattactaaaaactCTCTAAAACTAAACTGCTAAAAACTCCGAATAAAATTCTCGAACTCACACCCAACTTTGAACTCTGTTGGCCCTTTTTATAGAACCGAAAAGCATGAGGCTTCGTCCAGAAAGTCGAGCCCTCTTCTTATACGAGTCCAGTAGCCTCTACTTGAGTcctttttctcaacttttctctATTAACTTTTCTCTCCCAACCAAACGAACCTCAGCCAAGACGACACACACAGAAAGAGATATGGTATTTAGAGggtaggagatgaagaagaaagtaCTTGGATGAAAGGTCAGCTTATCTCTCACAGTTTGGTGAAGAAGCCGAAGGGGAGTTTGACAAAATTACAGATGCCCTCAAAGGACTGGATGAAGCTAGTGCCAGGGTTTGTTGAACTTCTTAATTCTGCATGCAAATCATGCGATATGATTATAGACCAAAAACAATAACcacttgttttcaattttcatttatgtTTGTCAGATAATGGAGAATATAGAGAGCCGCATGCAGGCTTTTGAGGAATCCTTAGAATTGAATCAGATTCTATCTTCCCACAATTACCCACGACTATCGCAATTGTTGTCCCTCTCgtggtggtggtttgcagtGGCTCATGGTGGCCCAAAATTGGAGAGCCCAGTGCTCTATTTTTTGGTGCAAAAACAGGGGCCTCTTGAACGTCCAATGTTGACTTGGGCGATGGTGGTGTACGGTAGGGGTTGTGGAGGATCTTGACGTTGCACGGTGGAGGAGAATGTGACGTGGTGGTTGAAACCGTTGGACGTGTGTGGACGAGTGACTGGTTCACGGGAACTGTAGGAGGAGGAGATATGATTTGAGGTGGCTTACGGGAGTTGCTCGAACTCTGCTTCGGGTTTTATCTTTATTCTACGGACTTGGGGAAGATTGCTCTAGGAGTTGGGAAAGATGAGGAGTCTCTGTGATTTGGGGGGATACGAAGGAATTTGCTCTGGAAGTTGGTTTTGGGTAGGGCCGTAGGGGGGAAATGagtgttttcatttctttcggTTACGGCACAGTTCCTCCGCACggttgtatatatcatttttcattggcATGATAGGAACTCCCTTAAACCTTGAGAAAAGTATTTGGGAGCAACTTCTTGCCCGCCAGCTAGGCCGACACAAAGTCCGCGAAAATGCAAATAGCATTCACTTTGAATTCCTTGTTCTACATACATGTACAAATACAATACTACTCAAAACAAATTGCTCATTGAGCTCTCACAAGTCACAATAGCAGGTTTTTGAAATGGTGATGCTACATCTACACCCACCTAGAATTCTCACCGAAtagcctttttttcttcttttttattttttttaaatcccttaaacatttaaaaaaatcacaaaattatttaaaaatatttccttaactattaagtaaaagaaataaatacatattcTTAAATGGTTTGCCAAATACtaactcttgaaaaaaaaaagtaaccaAAGATTGAAAAGACTGAAAAACTTTGGTTTCTCTCTCTAgaggcctttttttttctctaccaAAGATCACATCCTTTCCTCCCAAAGGGGGGTG
Above is a genomic segment from Juglans microcarpa x Juglans regia isolate MS1-56 chromosome 1D, Jm3101_v1.0, whole genome shotgun sequence containing:
- the LOC121243149 gene encoding uncharacterized protein LOC121243149, which gives rise to MSRSSLAKKLHLAKKAWKSFNLAFQSKLHKLKTSKVITTTTRRLRALRTFRFPFPFKRYPLPRPSYTYSQHYHYSRHNHSQSHKMNFAAIHIDELFEGPAASVNRNTLHARAETSKGKQMIDERSLPKRSKSIHSVEDAWEAVIASSPQLRNVDERAEEFISKFREDMKLQKERSFQEMLERSA